A genome region from Methylobacterium sp. FF17 includes the following:
- a CDS encoding YsnF/AvaK domain-containing protein gives MSDGPARPIQTGSPILTEEVQAGETVLVPLIEETARIEKRVVETGRVRVSTHTDTVEQVLRETLRGDAVEVTRVPVNRTLGEGEVAPQVRNEGGVIVIPVLEEVLVVEKRLVLKEEVHVRHTASGEEVEFPVTLRRQRAEIERVGPEGEITPATSEETGS, from the coding sequence GTGAGCGACGGTCCCGCCCGCCCGATCCAGACCGGCAGCCCGATCCTCACCGAGGAAGTTCAGGCCGGCGAGACGGTCCTGGTTCCCCTTATCGAGGAGACGGCACGCATCGAGAAGCGGGTGGTCGAGACCGGCCGGGTTCGGGTCAGCACCCACACGGACACGGTCGAGCAGGTCCTGCGCGAGACCCTGCGCGGCGACGCCGTCGAGGTCACTCGCGTGCCGGTCAACCGGACGCTCGGCGAGGGCGAGGTTGCGCCGCAGGTCAGGAACGAGGGCGGGGTGATCGTCATTCCCGTCCTTGAGGAAGTCCTCGTCGTCGAGAAGCGGTTGGTCCTCAAGGAAGAGGTCCATGTCCGCCACACCGCATCCGGCGAGGAGGTGGAGTTTCCGGTCACGCTGCGTCGCCAGCGTGCCGAGATCGAGCGCGTGGGTCCCGAGGGGGAGATCACGCCGGCAACATCGGAGGAGACGGGTTCATGA
- the cyoB gene encoding cytochrome o ubiquinol oxidase subunit I translates to MFSNVDLQQLVFGRLTLEAIPYHEPILLVTFAVVAAVGAALLGAVTWFGKWGHLWREWFTSVDHKKIGIMYVVLAIVMLLRGFADAIMMVTQKALSVGVNEGYLPPHHYDQVFTAHGTIMIFFMAMPFVTGVMNYVMPLQIGARDVAFPFLNNFSFWMTAGGAVLNMASLFVGEFARTGWLAYPPLSGAAYSPGVGVDYYIWSLQIAGVGTTLSAINLIATIVKMRAPGMTMMRMPIFTWTTLASNAIIVTIFPVLTATLALLSLDRYVGTHFFTNDYGGNSMMYMNLIWIWGHPEVYVLVLPAFGIYSEIVSTFSRKRLFGYTSMVYATVVIAFLSWLVWLHHFFTMGAGANVNAFFGITTMIISIPTGAKVFNWLFTMYRGRIEFDSPMIWVMGFIPTFVLGGLTGVLLAVPPADFVLHNSLFLVAHFHNVIIGGVVFGLLAGVNYWFPKAFGYRLDPFWGKVSFWCWLVGFWVVFSPIYVLGLMGVTRRTQHFEDPDVQPFLTVAALGAFIILAGILAFVVQLVVSYVRREKLRDLTGDPWGGRTLEWSTSSPPPPYNFAFTPRVHEIDAWWDMKERGHDRPLEGYQPIHMPRNTAAGLVLAGFSTVLGFALVWYIWWLAALSFAGLIAAAIMHTFNYNRDYYVPAEDVVRLEGVRTAQLARGARADA, encoded by the coding sequence ATGTTCTCGAACGTAGACCTCCAGCAACTCGTCTTCGGGCGCCTGACGCTCGAAGCCATACCCTACCACGAGCCCATCCTGCTCGTGACCTTCGCCGTGGTGGCGGCGGTCGGCGCGGCGCTCCTCGGTGCCGTGACCTGGTTCGGCAAGTGGGGCCATCTCTGGCGGGAATGGTTCACGAGCGTCGACCACAAGAAGATCGGCATCATGTACGTCGTGCTCGCCATCGTGATGCTTCTGCGTGGCTTCGCCGACGCGATCATGATGGTGACGCAGAAGGCGCTCTCGGTCGGCGTCAACGAGGGTTACCTGCCTCCGCACCACTACGACCAGGTCTTCACCGCGCACGGCACGATCATGATCTTCTTCATGGCCATGCCGTTCGTGACCGGCGTGATGAACTACGTCATGCCGCTGCAGATCGGCGCGCGCGACGTGGCCTTCCCCTTCCTGAACAACTTCAGCTTCTGGATGACGGCCGGCGGCGCCGTCCTCAACATGGCCTCCCTGTTCGTCGGCGAGTTCGCGCGCACCGGCTGGCTCGCCTATCCGCCGCTCTCGGGAGCGGCCTACAGCCCGGGGGTGGGCGTCGACTACTACATCTGGAGCCTCCAGATCGCGGGAGTCGGCACGACGCTGTCGGCCATCAACCTCATCGCCACCATCGTGAAGATGCGCGCGCCGGGCATGACCATGATGAGGATGCCGATCTTCACTTGGACGACGCTCGCCAGCAACGCCATCATCGTCACCATCTTCCCGGTCCTGACCGCGACCTTGGCCCTGTTGTCGCTCGACCGTTACGTGGGAACGCACTTCTTCACGAACGACTACGGCGGCAACTCGATGATGTACATGAACCTCATCTGGATCTGGGGCCATCCGGAGGTCTACGTCCTCGTCCTGCCGGCCTTCGGCATCTACTCCGAGATCGTGTCCACCTTCTCCAGGAAGCGGCTGTTCGGCTACACCTCCATGGTCTACGCGACCGTCGTCATCGCCTTCCTGTCCTGGCTGGTGTGGCTCCACCACTTCTTCACCATGGGCGCCGGCGCCAACGTGAACGCCTTCTTCGGCATCACGACCATGATCATCTCGATCCCGACGGGCGCGAAGGTGTTCAACTGGCTCTTCACCATGTACCGCGGCCGGATCGAGTTCGATTCCCCCATGATCTGGGTGATGGGCTTCATCCCGACCTTCGTGCTCGGCGGGCTGACCGGCGTGCTGCTGGCCGTGCCGCCCGCCGACTTCGTCCTGCACAACAGCCTCTTCCTGGTGGCCCACTTCCACAACGTCATCATCGGCGGCGTGGTGTTCGGGCTCCTGGCCGGCGTCAACTACTGGTTCCCCAAGGCCTTCGGCTATCGCCTCGATCCGTTCTGGGGGAAGGTCTCGTTCTGGTGCTGGCTGGTCGGCTTCTGGGTCGTCTTCTCCCCCATCTATGTCCTCGGGCTGATGGGCGTGACGCGCCGGACGCAGCACTTCGAGGACCCGGACGTGCAGCCCTTCCTGACGGTCGCCGCCTTGGGGGCCTTCATCATCTTGGCCGGCATCCTGGCCTTCGTCGTCCAGTTGGTCGTCAGCTACGTCCGGCGCGAGAAGCTGCGCGATCTTACGGGCGACCCCTGGGGCGGCCGCACGCTCGAATGGTCGACCTCCTCGCCGCCCCCTCCCTACAACTTCGCCTTCACCCCCCGTGTCCACGAGATCGACGCCTGGTGGGATATGAAGGAACGGGGACATGACCGGCCCCTGGAAGGCTACCAGCCGATCCACATGCCGAGGAACACCGCCGCCGGCCTCGTCCTGGCGGGGTTCAGCACCGTCCTCGGCTTCGCCCTGGTCTGGTACATCTGGTGGTTGGCGGCGCTCTCCTTCGCCGGCCTGATCGCCGCGGCCATCATGCACACGTTCAACTACAACCGGGACTACTACGTCCCGGCCGAGGACGTCGTCCGGCTTGAGGGCGTGCGGACGGCTCAACTCGCGCGGGGAGCCCGAGCCGATGCATGA
- a CDS encoding MFS transporter produces MAMDNVQGPLPSSTPLERDARSASTDHKVAPGEIAIGVVIGRAAEYFDFFVYAIASVVVFPKVFFPFAEPLTATLYSFAMFSLAFVARPVGSVLFTVVDRRHGRGVKLGVAMLLLGFSTMAMSFLPGYAQIGAWSLYLLGLLRVGQGLALGGAWDGLASLLALNAPVERRGFYAALPQLGAPVGFMLAAVLFAYFLLNLPEPAFLDWGWRYPFFCAFTINVVALFARLRLVATDEFARLLELRRLEPSPIIPLLRNHSRDLLVGALIPLSSFALFHLVTVFPISWITLFTQRSAGEFLMVQCSGAFICAGAVLASGLIADQIGRRMLLLLSAGLIAVFAIGSIIAPLVIEENAIGQTIYVNAGFLLLGLSYGQSSGAVTSRLEQRYRYTGAALTNDLAWLLGAGFAPLVVLFLSARYGLACVGLYLLSGAVTTLLALASSRSEIRQV; encoded by the coding sequence ATGGCGATGGACAACGTTCAAGGGCCCCTGCCCTCCTCCACGCCGCTTGAGCGTGACGCCCGCTCGGCGTCCACGGACCACAAGGTCGCGCCGGGCGAGATCGCCATCGGCGTCGTCATCGGCCGGGCCGCGGAGTACTTCGACTTCTTCGTCTACGCCATCGCCTCGGTCGTGGTCTTCCCCAAGGTGTTCTTTCCCTTCGCGGAACCCCTGACGGCGACGCTCTACTCCTTCGCGATGTTCTCGCTAGCCTTCGTCGCAAGGCCGGTCGGGTCGGTCCTGTTCACCGTGGTCGACCGCCGGCACGGCCGCGGCGTGAAGCTGGGCGTCGCGATGCTCCTGCTCGGCTTTTCCACCATGGCCATGTCCTTCCTGCCGGGCTACGCGCAGATCGGCGCCTGGTCCCTGTACCTCCTCGGCCTGCTGCGGGTCGGGCAGGGCCTTGCGCTGGGCGGCGCATGGGACGGTTTGGCATCGCTCCTGGCCCTTAACGCGCCGGTGGAGCGCCGCGGCTTCTACGCGGCCCTTCCGCAGCTCGGCGCGCCGGTCGGCTTCATGCTGGCCGCGGTCCTGTTCGCCTATTTCCTGCTGAACCTGCCCGAGCCCGCCTTCCTCGACTGGGGCTGGCGCTACCCCTTCTTCTGCGCCTTCACCATCAACGTCGTCGCGCTCTTCGCGCGCCTGCGGCTGGTGGCCACCGACGAGTTCGCGCGCCTCCTCGAACTGCGTCGGCTCGAACCATCGCCGATCATTCCCCTGCTCCGGAACCACTCCCGCGACCTGCTTGTCGGCGCGCTGATCCCGCTGTCGAGCTTCGCGCTGTTCCACCTCGTGACCGTGTTCCCCATCAGCTGGATCACCCTGTTCACGCAGCGTTCGGCCGGCGAGTTCCTGATGGTGCAATGCTCCGGCGCCTTCATCTGCGCGGGCGCGGTCCTCGCCTCCGGCCTGATCGCCGACCAGATCGGCCGTCGCATGCTCCTCCTGCTCTCGGCGGGCCTCATCGCCGTGTTCGCCATCGGCAGCATCATCGCTCCCCTCGTCATCGAGGAGAACGCGATAGGGCAGACCATCTACGTCAACGCCGGATTCCTGCTCCTCGGCCTGTCCTACGGGCAGTCCTCCGGCGCGGTGACGTCCAGGCTGGAGCAGCGCTACCGCTACACCGGGGCGGCGCTCACCAACGACCTCGCCTGGCTCCTCGGGGCGGGCTTCGCACCCCTGGTGGTCCTGTTCCTGTCGGCCCGCTACGGGCTCGCCTGCGTCGGCCTGTACCTCCTGTCCGGGGCGGTCACCACCCTGCTGGCCCTCGCAAGCTCCCGCTCCGAGATCCGGCAGGTCTGA
- a CDS encoding response regulator — translation MNFLTSMLRRKGWRGSRPLAGLPSFPLASVLILLALVAGVWNYLAAEATRAEAARRHAIMGQSERLLSTMKDLETGMRGYALVGTEEYLQPYNAALARVDQELRDLDGLERARSTKEGAKGELLSTLVAAERAFAAGVVEARQASGLDAATALVQTGEGKRTMDAIRRATRSVEDQAAGTLARLERDDRRRSLLLSLLCGGSALAGVGLIARLAMVRRRESQRMTALLDGVLANAPVGLGFLDRELRIRHMNRSMESMSERGFGADLGAPIWALLPTLRDELAPKLAAARDQGLVTTNVEVGVPAPSAPGGTRHFQMSFYPLQDGGGRRRARVDGVGLVISDVTLRKLSELRMSESEERFRSLTEATSAIIWTTNADGTFAGVPSEWTRFTGQSGSDAAGHGFLDAVHPDDRAATAEAWGNAVASVTPFEVEHRLRRHDGTWRDMEVRAVPILEENGTVREWVGAHSDITARKEAELQLEMAKEAAEEANRAKSQFLANMSHELRTPLSAVIGYSEMLQEEMEDLGQESLLSDMRKIESNARHLLGLINDVLDLSKIEAERMEIYPEEFSVAEVVQDVAATVESLVEKKGNAMALDLGQDLGAACTDVTKLRQCLINLLSNAAKFTEAGKITLSARRERHGNVEWLAFAVSDTGIGLSPEQQARLFQRFSQADASTTRRFGGTGLGLAITRAFANMLGGEIGVESEEGVGTTFTVRLPAHYVEASAEGSGDAPGQEVMHPPAGRAASASGHVLIIDDDPATRDLLARFLQRDGFQVATAADGREGLDRARTLRPRVILLDVTMPRMDGWTVLRALRADAELGDTPIIMVTVLDEQNLAFSLGATDYLHKPVEWGQLKSAMERFKPSEHDGPVLVIDDDADARERMATLLTREGWRVASAEHGRAGLDAVAARTPSLILLDLMMPEMDGFAFLRALRARREWRDIPVVVLTAKDVTADDRRRLAGQADRVLQKGQLGLSDLAETLRSLVSPASMQPTTELSGQLEPTP, via the coding sequence ATGAATTTCCTGACCTCCATGCTGCGCCGGAAGGGCTGGCGCGGTTCCCGGCCGCTCGCAGGCTTGCCGAGCTTCCCGCTGGCGTCCGTGCTGATCCTCCTCGCCTTGGTGGCCGGCGTCTGGAACTACCTGGCCGCGGAGGCGACCCGTGCCGAGGCCGCGCGCCGGCACGCCATCATGGGCCAGAGCGAGCGCCTTCTCTCCACCATGAAGGACCTGGAGACGGGCATGCGCGGCTATGCCCTGGTCGGAACCGAGGAGTACCTCCAACCCTACAACGCCGCCCTGGCCAGGGTCGACCAGGAGCTGCGCGACCTCGATGGGCTTGAGAGGGCTCGCTCAACAAAGGAGGGTGCCAAGGGCGAGTTGTTGTCGACCCTCGTCGCCGCCGAGCGTGCCTTCGCCGCAGGCGTCGTCGAGGCAAGGCAGGCGAGCGGCCTCGACGCCGCGACGGCCCTCGTGCAGACCGGTGAGGGCAAGCGCACCATGGACGCGATCCGCAGGGCGACGCGCTCCGTCGAGGATCAAGCGGCCGGGACCTTGGCGCGCCTTGAACGGGACGACCGCCGACGCTCCCTCCTCCTGTCCCTGCTCTGCGGAGGTTCGGCGCTTGCCGGCGTGGGCCTCATCGCGCGCCTCGCCATGGTGCGCCGGCGCGAGAGCCAGCGCATGACGGCCCTCCTCGACGGCGTCCTGGCGAACGCGCCCGTGGGACTGGGCTTCCTCGACCGCGAACTGAGGATCCGCCACATGAACCGGTCGATGGAGAGCATGAGCGAGCGCGGCTTCGGCGCGGACCTCGGGGCACCGATCTGGGCCTTGCTGCCGACCCTTCGGGACGAGCTCGCCCCGAAGCTTGCGGCGGCGCGCGACCAGGGGCTCGTCACCACGAACGTCGAGGTGGGGGTTCCCGCTCCCAGCGCGCCAGGCGGCACCCGGCACTTCCAGATGAGCTTCTACCCCCTTCAGGACGGTGGAGGGCGACGGCGCGCCCGGGTCGATGGCGTTGGCTTGGTCATTTCCGACGTGACGCTGCGCAAGCTCTCCGAGCTTCGCATGAGCGAGAGCGAGGAGCGCTTCCGCTCGCTGACCGAGGCGACCTCCGCGATCATCTGGACGACCAATGCCGACGGGACCTTCGCGGGCGTGCCCTCCGAGTGGACGCGCTTCACCGGCCAAAGCGGGAGCGACGCTGCCGGGCATGGCTTCCTCGATGCCGTCCATCCGGACGACCGCGCCGCGACGGCGGAGGCCTGGGGGAACGCCGTCGCATCGGTGACACCGTTCGAGGTCGAGCACCGCCTGCGGCGGCATGACGGCACCTGGCGCGACATGGAGGTGCGCGCCGTTCCGATCCTGGAGGAGAACGGTACCGTACGCGAGTGGGTCGGGGCCCATTCGGACATCACGGCCCGCAAGGAAGCCGAGCTCCAGCTGGAGATGGCCAAGGAGGCGGCCGAGGAAGCCAATCGCGCCAAGAGCCAATTCCTGGCCAACATGAGCCACGAGCTGCGCACCCCGCTCTCCGCCGTGATCGGCTATTCGGAGATGCTGCAGGAGGAGATGGAGGATCTTGGCCAGGAAAGCCTGCTTTCGGACATGCGCAAGATCGAGTCGAACGCCCGCCACCTGCTCGGCTTGATCAACGACGTCCTGGATCTGTCGAAGATCGAGGCCGAGCGCATGGAGATCTACCCGGAGGAGTTCTCCGTGGCCGAGGTCGTGCAGGACGTCGCCGCCACCGTCGAATCCCTCGTCGAGAAGAAGGGTAACGCGATGGCCCTCGATCTCGGGCAGGACCTCGGCGCCGCATGCACCGACGTGACGAAGCTGCGCCAGTGCCTGATCAACCTCCTCAGCAACGCCGCCAAGTTCACCGAAGCCGGGAAGATAACCTTGAGCGCTAGGCGGGAGCGCCATGGAAACGTCGAGTGGCTTGCGTTCGCCGTCAGCGACACCGGCATCGGCCTCAGCCCCGAGCAGCAGGCCAGGTTGTTCCAGCGCTTCAGCCAGGCCGATGCCTCGACCACGCGGCGCTTCGGCGGCACCGGCCTCGGGCTCGCGATCACCCGCGCCTTCGCGAACATGCTCGGTGGCGAGATCGGGGTCGAGAGCGAGGAAGGAGTGGGTACGACGTTCACCGTGCGCCTGCCCGCGCACTACGTCGAGGCGTCGGCCGAGGGTTCAGGCGACGCCCCGGGACAGGAGGTTATGCATCCTCCGGCTGGACGGGCCGCTTCGGCTTCCGGCCACGTCCTGATCATCGACGACGATCCCGCGACGCGCGACCTGCTCGCCCGGTTCCTGCAGAGGGACGGATTCCAGGTCGCCACGGCCGCGGACGGACGCGAGGGACTCGACCGGGCACGGACCTTGCGCCCGCGCGTGATCCTTCTCGACGTGACCATGCCGCGCATGGACGGTTGGACGGTGCTTCGCGCCCTGCGCGCCGACGCGGAGCTCGGCGACACACCCATCATCATGGTGACCGTGCTCGACGAGCAGAACCTCGCCTTCTCTCTGGGCGCGACCGACTACCTGCACAAGCCGGTGGAGTGGGGTCAGCTCAAGTCGGCGATGGAGCGGTTCAAGCCATCCGAGCATGACGGTCCCGTCCTTGTCATCGACGACGATGCGGATGCGCGGGAGCGCATGGCGACGCTCCTCACGCGCGAGGGCTGGCGCGTGGCCTCGGCCGAGCATGGGCGGGCCGGACTGGACGCGGTTGCGGCGCGAACGCCGTCCCTGATCCTGCTCGACCTGATGATGCCCGAGATGGACGGGTTCGCCTTCCTGCGCGCGCTAAGGGCGCGACGCGAGTGGCGCGACATCCCGGTCGTGGTGCTGACCGCAAAGGATGTCACCGCCGACGACCGCCGCAGGTTGGCTGGCCAGGCCGACCGCGTCCTGCAGAAGGGACAGCTCGGCCTTTCCGACCTTGCCGAGACGCTCCGTTCCCTGGTCTCGCCGGCGTCCATGCAACCGACGACGGAACTCAGCGGGCAACTTGAGCCGACGCCATAG
- a CDS encoding PhnA-like protein, producing MTVTVTPDTPDTPRNRGDDEAPHVSPVTPTEDARSIMLNKISWGAVLAGVVVALVVQLLLNLLGLGIGAASLSAAGGDNPSAQTFSIGAGLWWTLSGVIASFVGAYAAGRLCGKPKENTAAWHGLTAWAFTTLVIFYLLSSTVGGVLGGAFNSLSSVAGGLANTAGGAVQTAAQAAAPSLSKVSDPFSSIEQSVRGASAGQDPAAAKDAAVSAVRAALTGDPAQADAARTRAAEALAKAQNIPVDQAKGQVQQYEQQYRQAADSAKQQAKQAAELTRKAVSRGALFGFFALVLGAVASWFGGRMGAVAPTVTGLGFNAMQRRP from the coding sequence ATGACCGTGACCGTCACGCCGGACACGCCCGACACGCCGCGCAATCGCGGCGACGACGAGGCCCCGCACGTGAGCCCCGTTACGCCAACGGAAGACGCGCGCTCCATCATGCTCAACAAGATTTCCTGGGGCGCCGTGCTCGCGGGTGTGGTCGTCGCCCTCGTGGTACAATTGCTCCTGAACCTGCTTGGCCTCGGCATCGGTGCGGCCTCCCTCAGCGCGGCCGGGGGCGACAATCCTTCCGCCCAGACCTTCTCCATCGGCGCCGGACTCTGGTGGACCCTGTCGGGCGTGATCGCCTCCTTCGTCGGCGCTTACGCGGCGGGCCGGCTATGCGGCAAGCCCAAGGAGAACACGGCCGCGTGGCACGGGCTGACGGCCTGGGCCTTCACCACGCTGGTGATCTTCTACCTGCTGTCCTCGACGGTCGGCGGCGTGCTCGGCGGCGCCTTCAACTCGCTCAGCAGCGTCGCCGGTGGCTTGGCGAACACGGCAGGCGGTGCCGTGCAGACAGCGGCGCAAGCCGCCGCGCCCTCGCTGTCCAAGGTCAGCGATCCGTTCTCCTCCATCGAGCAGTCCGTTCGCGGTGCGTCCGCCGGGCAGGACCCTGCGGCTGCGAAGGATGCGGCCGTGTCAGCCGTGCGCGCGGCCCTGACTGGCGACCCGGCCCAGGCCGATGCGGCCCGCACCCGTGCGGCGGAAGCGCTGGCCAAGGCGCAGAACATCCCGGTCGATCAGGCCAAGGGTCAGGTCCAGCAATACGAGCAGCAATACCGCCAGGCGGCCGACAGCGCCAAGCAGCAGGCCAAGCAGGCGGCCGAGCTGACGCGCAAGGCCGTCTCGCGCGGTGCCTTGTTCGGGTTCTTCGCCCTCGTGCTCGGCGCCGTCGCTTCCTGGTTCGGTGGCCGCATGGGTGCGGTCGCGCCGACCGTCACCGGCCTGGGCTTCAACGCGATGCAGCGCCGGCCGTGA
- the cyoA gene encoding ubiquinol oxidase subunit II, translated as MTALAFLSAQPPARRRRGVTVRTPLRTLALLAAAGLLGGCNMIVMNPAGDVAVQQRNLIVASTALMLLVILPVIALTFVFGWRYRSSNKDATYDPSWHHSTQLEVVIWTVPLLIIIALGAMTWISTHTLDPYQPLTRLAPNKPVPADARPVTVEVVALDWKWLFIYPELGVASVNEMAAPANVPITFKITAASVWNTFYVPALAGMIYAMPGMQTPLHAVMNKEGDFRGQSAHYSGSGFSRMNFGFRSLSQQGFEEWVAKAKAAGSPLDRGAYLALEKPSEAEPVRYFGSVEGGLYDAILGMCVAPNRMCVGEMHHIDRSGGAGKDSEANRGRLDYDNRRLESGHESSAATFPASGRPPMGSVQPEGMKPRDQNLSRGGVNDPRTEPDQGQGNALPGADRGPAPAQLNNRPTERHQH; from the coding sequence GTGACCGCCCTGGCCTTCCTTTCCGCTCAACCGCCCGCCCGGCGTCGGCGCGGGGTCACGGTCCGCACGCCCCTGCGCACCCTGGCGCTCCTCGCGGCCGCCGGCCTTCTCGGCGGCTGCAACATGATCGTGATGAATCCCGCAGGCGACGTCGCCGTCCAGCAGCGCAACCTCATCGTCGCGTCGACGGCGCTCATGCTGCTCGTCATCCTGCCGGTGATCGCCCTCACCTTCGTGTTCGGGTGGCGCTACCGCTCGTCCAACAAGGACGCCACCTACGACCCGAGCTGGCACCACTCGACGCAGCTCGAAGTGGTCATCTGGACCGTGCCGCTGCTCATCATCATCGCGCTGGGCGCGATGACCTGGATCAGCACGCATACGCTCGATCCTTATCAACCCCTGACCCGTCTCGCGCCCAACAAGCCCGTGCCCGCCGACGCGAGGCCCGTGACGGTCGAGGTGGTCGCGCTCGATTGGAAATGGCTGTTCATCTACCCCGAGCTCGGCGTCGCGAGCGTGAACGAGATGGCCGCGCCCGCGAACGTGCCCATCACCTTCAAGATCACCGCCGCCTCGGTCTGGAACACGTTCTACGTGCCTGCACTCGCCGGCATGATCTACGCGATGCCGGGCATGCAGACGCCGCTGCACGCCGTCATGAACAAGGAGGGCGATTTCAGGGGACAGTCGGCCCACTACAGCGGCTCCGGCTTCTCCCGCATGAACTTCGGCTTCAGAAGCCTGAGCCAGCAGGGCTTCGAGGAGTGGGTTGCGAAGGCCAAGGCGGCCGGATCGCCCCTCGACCGCGGGGCCTACCTCGCCCTTGAAAAGCCAAGCGAGGCGGAACCGGTCCGGTACTTCGGCTCCGTCGAGGGCGGCCTCTACGATGCCATCCTCGGAATGTGCGTCGCGCCGAACCGGATGTGCGTGGGCGAGATGCACCACATCGACAGGAGTGGGGGGGCGGGCAAGGACAGCGAGGCGAACCGCGGCAGGCTCGATTACGACAACCGCCGCCTGGAGAGCGGGCACGAGTCCTCCGCCGCCACCTTCCCGGCATCCGGGCGCCCGCCCATGGGCTCGGTGCAGCCGGAAGGCATGAAGCCCCGTGACCAGAACCTGAGCCGCGGTGGCGTCAACGACCCCAGGACCGAACCGGACCAGGGACAAGGCAATGCCTTGCCGGGCGCCGACAGGGGCCCAGCGCCGGCCCAGCTGAACAACCGGCCTACCGAACGCCACCAGCACTGA
- a CDS encoding Crp/Fnr family transcriptional regulator — MGKQGVVAAAEFQSDYELFHGLDQGSVDLILGQAKFSRIGSRTTLVRQGDRPAHLLLLVAGRVKVSRVANDGRELTVHLMQSGDLIGCAAVFRDLPYLATATSIGICETYAWSRSQAFALMEAHPRFAINALSLVSGRLADLFRREAEMANGPVRRRLATQLLKISPAGDASLGNAEEVRMTRQELGQLCGTTLFTVSRVLCSWERAGIVVLGRERVRVVDRSRLSRVAAGEALR, encoded by the coding sequence ATGGGCAAGCAAGGGGTGGTGGCCGCCGCCGAGTTTCAATCCGACTACGAACTCTTCCATGGCTTGGACCAGGGAAGCGTGGACCTGATCCTCGGCCAGGCGAAGTTCTCGCGCATCGGCTCGCGCACGACGTTGGTTCGCCAGGGTGACAGGCCCGCGCACCTGCTGCTGCTCGTTGCCGGGCGGGTGAAGGTCTCGCGGGTCGCGAACGACGGGCGGGAGTTGACGGTGCACCTGATGCAATCCGGCGACCTGATCGGCTGCGCCGCCGTGTTCCGCGACCTGCCGTACCTCGCGACGGCCACCTCGATAGGCATATGCGAGACCTACGCCTGGTCGCGCAGTCAGGCCTTCGCCCTGATGGAGGCCCATCCACGGTTCGCCATCAATGCCCTCTCGCTCGTGAGTGGCCGCCTGGCTGACCTGTTCCGGCGCGAGGCCGAGATGGCCAACGGTCCGGTCCGACGCAGGCTCGCCACCCAACTCCTCAAGATCTCGCCGGCGGGGGACGCCAGCCTCGGCAATGCGGAGGAGGTGCGGATGACGCGACAGGAACTGGGGCAGCTCTGCGGGACCACGCTCTTCACGGTGAGCCGGGTGCTTTGCAGTTGGGAGCGGGCCGGCATCGTGGTCCTCGGACGGGAACGTGTCCGCGTGGTCGACAGGTCGCGCTTGAGCCGCGTCGCGGCAGGGGAAGCGTTGCGTTGA